In Croceicoccus sp. Ery15, a genomic segment contains:
- the lspA gene encoding signal peptidase II produces MKLAAHLTADRRLGLILAAVIVALDQGVKALLLGPVELFQRQVIEVLPFFDLRYATNPGVSYGMFAAESLESRVALFAVTGLISLGVLVWMFIEKKRGDILSLALILGGAIGNLIDRFRLTHVIDYADFHLGDWRPFAVFNLADVAITLGVVLLLARTLFIRDKDESDAAKVSAKSATE; encoded by the coding sequence ATGAAGCTGGCCGCGCACCTGACAGCCGATCGCAGGCTGGGCCTGATCCTCGCGGCGGTGATCGTTGCGCTGGATCAGGGAGTGAAGGCGCTGCTGCTGGGTCCGGTGGAGCTGTTCCAGCGGCAGGTGATCGAAGTGCTGCCGTTCTTCGACCTGCGCTATGCGACCAATCCGGGCGTGTCATACGGCATGTTCGCCGCCGAAAGCCTTGAAAGCCGTGTCGCCCTGTTCGCGGTGACGGGGCTGATCTCGCTCGGCGTTCTGGTGTGGATGTTCATTGAAAAGAAGCGCGGCGATATTCTGTCGCTGGCGCTGATTCTGGGCGGCGCGATCGGCAATCTGATCGACCGATTCCGCCTGACCCATGTGATCGACTATGCCGATTTCCACCTTGGCGACTGGCGGCCCTTTGCCGTTTTCAACCTTGCCGATGTGGCGATAACCCTTGGCGTGGTCTTGCTGCTTGCCCGCACGCTGTTCATACGCGACAAGGACGAGAGCGATGCCGCGAAAGTTTCGGCCAAATCGGCCACGGAGTAA
- a CDS encoding OmpA family protein, producing the protein MKNRFVAAALVATSLVSLSACVTDPNTGEKKISRTALGTAGGAGLGYLLGDIVGGKTARIIGAGIGGAAGGVVGYKMDQQIKELKEVTAGTGVEVEQEGDYINLNLPNGVTFPVNSTEISPAFRSTLDGIAQSLINYPDSLIDVYGFTDNTGADAYNLQLSEKRAQAVANYLSYKGVPAARIATKGFGEDPNYFVASNDTEEGRAMNRRVEIKILPISQQDVQAAQGQ; encoded by the coding sequence ATGAAAAACCGTTTCGTAGCAGCCGCTCTTGTCGCGACATCGCTGGTCAGCCTTTCAGCCTGCGTCACCGATCCCAACACGGGCGAGAAAAAGATTTCGCGCACCGCGCTCGGCACCGCGGGCGGTGCGGGCCTTGGCTATCTGCTGGGCGACATCGTCGGCGGCAAGACCGCCCGCATCATCGGCGCGGGCATCGGCGGCGCGGCCGGCGGTGTGGTCGGTTACAAGATGGACCAGCAGATCAAGGAGCTGAAGGAAGTGACCGCCGGTACCGGCGTAGAGGTCGAGCAGGAAGGCGATTACATCAATCTCAACCTGCCCAATGGCGTCACCTTCCCCGTCAACAGCACCGAAATTTCGCCAGCCTTCCGCAGCACGCTGGACGGCATTGCCCAGTCGCTGATCAACTATCCCGACAGCCTGATCGACGTGTACGGCTTCACCGACAACACGGGTGCCGACGCGTATAACCTGCAACTGTCGGAAAAGCGTGCGCAGGCCGTGGCGAATTACCTGTCGTACAAGGGCGTCCCTGCGGCGCGCATCGCGACGAAGGGCTTTGGCGAGGATCCGAACTATTTCGTCGCCAGCAACGATACCGAAGAAGGCCGCGCCATGAACCGCCGCGTGGAAATCAAGATCCTGCCGATCAGCCAGCAGGACGTTCAGGCCGCTCAGGGCCAGTAA
- a CDS encoding 5-(carboxyamino)imidazole ribonucleotide synthase, producing the protein MTTDPISPGSTIGILGGGQLGRMLAMAAAQLGYRCHIYAPERDSVAAEVAADFTCAPYGDSELLAKFAGACDVITYEFENVPVAPLSFIGATPLRASVRALEIAQDRLAEKRFVEHQGGTPAPFRAVENETEFTEALERIGTPGILKTRRDGYDGKGQWRIMSPRDAEDLTLSGNRLIYEGFVDFAAEFSVILVRGLDGEVRFWDSAQNDHSSGILSRSVVPAGAEVTAQVPAARELAARVAEALGYVGVLTLEFFATANGPVFNEMAPRVHNSGHWTIEGARTSQFENHIRAICGLPLGLTDLIVPAVQMDNLIGDQANDWPDLLADPANHLHLYGKGEINPGRKMGHVTRLLTGKTV; encoded by the coding sequence ATGACGACCGATCCAATCTCTCCGGGCAGCACCATCGGCATATTGGGCGGCGGCCAGCTGGGCCGGATGCTGGCGATGGCGGCGGCGCAGCTGGGCTATCGCTGTCACATCTATGCCCCCGAACGCGACAGCGTGGCCGCCGAAGTCGCTGCCGATTTCACTTGCGCCCCCTATGGCGACAGCGAATTGCTGGCGAAATTCGCGGGCGCCTGCGACGTCATCACCTATGAGTTCGAGAATGTGCCCGTCGCGCCGCTCTCGTTCATCGGGGCGACCCCTTTGCGCGCATCGGTCCGCGCGCTGGAAATCGCGCAGGACCGCCTTGCCGAAAAGCGATTCGTGGAACATCAGGGCGGCACCCCCGCCCCGTTCCGCGCGGTCGAGAACGAGACCGAATTTACCGAGGCGCTGGAACGGATCGGCACGCCCGGCATCCTGAAGACCCGCCGCGACGGTTACGACGGCAAGGGCCAGTGGCGCATCATGTCGCCCAGGGATGCAGAGGACCTGACGCTTTCGGGCAACCGCCTGATTTACGAAGGCTTCGTCGACTTCGCCGCCGAATTCTCGGTCATTCTGGTGCGCGGTCTGGATGGCGAGGTCCGCTTCTGGGACAGCGCGCAGAACGACCACAGCTCGGGCATTCTCTCGCGCTCGGTCGTGCCTGCCGGTGCAGAGGTGACCGCACAGGTCCCCGCCGCCCGCGAACTGGCGGCCAGGGTGGCCGAAGCGCTGGGCTATGTCGGCGTGCTGACACTGGAATTCTTTGCCACGGCGAACGGGCCGGTGTTCAACGAAATGGCCCCGCGGGTCCATAATTCGGGGCACTGGACGATCGAAGGGGCGCGCACCAGCCAGTTCGAAAACCACATCCGCGCGATCTGCGGCCTGCCGCTGGGGCTGACCGATCTGATCGTGCCTGCAGTGCAGATGGACAATCTGATCGGCGATCAGGCCAATGACTGGCCCGACCTGCTGGCGGACCCCGCCAATCATCTGCATCTTTACGGCAAGGGGGAAATCAATCCCGGCCGCAAGATGGGCCACGTGACCCGCCTGCTAACGGGCAAGACGGTCTGA
- the purE gene encoding 5-(carboxyamino)imidazole ribonucleotide mutase encodes MSAQVAIVMGSQSDWPTMKHAAEALDALGVAHDCRIVSAHRTPDRMVKFAHGAADEGFKVIIAGAGGAAHLPGMIAAMTHLPVLGVPVQSKALSGQDSLLSIVQMPGGVPVGTLAIGEAGAKNAGLLAAAVLATHDDALAERLKAYRAAQTDAVAQRPVDSN; translated from the coding sequence ATGAGCGCACAAGTCGCCATCGTAATGGGCAGCCAGTCCGACTGGCCGACCATGAAGCACGCGGCAGAGGCGCTGGACGCGCTGGGCGTGGCGCATGACTGCCGCATCGTTTCGGCCCATCGCACGCCGGACCGGATGGTGAAATTCGCCCATGGCGCCGCCGACGAAGGCTTTAAGGTGATCATCGCGGGCGCTGGCGGCGCGGCGCATCTGCCTGGCATGATCGCGGCGATGACGCATCTGCCCGTGCTGGGCGTGCCGGTGCAGTCCAAGGCGCTGTCGGGGCAGGATTCGCTGCTTTCCATCGTCCAGATGCCGGGCGGCGTGCCGGTGGGCACGCTGGCCATTGGCGAGGCGGGTGCGAAAAATGCGGGGCTATTGGCGGCCGCCGTGCTTGCCACGCATGACGATGCACTGGCAGAGCGGCTGAAGGCATATCGCGCGGCGCAAACCGATGCGGTCGCCCAGCGCCCGGTGGACAGCAACTGA
- a CDS encoding dihydrofolate reductase, with product MTGPELFLVFARAQNGVIGAKGRLPWHLPADLAHFKRLTMGTPMIMGRATYDSLPGVLPGRRHIVLTRDPDWNGEDAEVAPDFDSAIHLANAARIAVIGGADVFAQALPLARRIEMTEIHRDYDGEVTMPAPPADQWEEVARTDHPADGSRPAYSFVTLRRRG from the coding sequence ATGACGGGACCTGAACTTTTCCTCGTCTTCGCGCGCGCGCAGAATGGCGTGATTGGCGCAAAGGGGCGGCTTCCGTGGCATCTGCCTGCCGATCTGGCGCATTTCAAACGGCTGACCATGGGCACGCCGATGATCATGGGCCGCGCGACCTATGATTCGCTTCCGGGTGTCTTGCCGGGCCGCCGCCATATCGTGCTGACCCGCGATCCCGACTGGAACGGCGAGGATGCCGAGGTTGCGCCCGATTTCGACAGCGCGATCCATCTTGCCAATGCGGCCCGCATCGCGGTGATCGGCGGCGCAGATGTGTTCGCACAGGCCCTGCCGCTGGCCCGCCGGATCGAGATGACCGAAATCCACCGCGATTATGACGGAGAGGTCACCATGCCCGCCCCGCCCGCCGATCAGTGGGAGGAAGTCGCCCGCACCGATCACCCCGCCGACGGCAGCCGTCCGGCCTACAGCTTCGTCACACTTCGCCGCCGCGGCTGA
- a CDS encoding hemolysin family protein — protein sequence MSPFPWFDLLIIAGLIVLNGLFSMSELAIVSARPARLRKLAEDGSKGAKAALALAADSGKFLSTVQIGITLIGIVAGAYSGASLGQPVGERLALLGLDTATAQQLGFMLVIVLTTYFSLTVGELAPKQIALRGRETIACLAAPPMTILAKVAAPVVWLLDKSTDALLRLVGVRQQRDAGVTADELHLIISEATRSGAIEKTEQSIMAEVLRLAERPVRELMTPRTEIDWLERRATVEEMRKVIARSPHSLLPVAQGSVDDVIGVVKVRELLAALVKGHKPQMTRLIKKAEILPDQIDALDALRIMQRGDVAMAFVHDEYGHFEGIVTPADLLAALVGSFVSHADEGDDPLLVERENGSLLIAGALPADRMADRLGIDLPDQREFATAAGYALWVLKKLPVEGESFIEQGWRFEIVDMDGRRIDKLLVESVGGAARPDDTAG from the coding sequence TTGTCCCCATTTCCCTGGTTCGACCTACTGATCATCGCGGGTTTGATCGTATTGAACGGTCTTTTCTCGATGTCGGAACTTGCCATCGTGTCCGCGCGCCCCGCACGCCTGCGCAAGCTGGCAGAGGATGGCAGCAAGGGGGCGAAGGCCGCGCTCGCGCTGGCGGCCGATTCGGGCAAGTTCCTGTCTACCGTGCAGATCGGCATCACGCTGATCGGCATCGTGGCGGGTGCCTATTCGGGCGCCAGCCTGGGCCAGCCCGTGGGTGAACGTCTGGCGTTACTGGGTCTGGATACGGCGACCGCCCAGCAATTGGGCTTTATGCTGGTGATCGTGCTGACCACCTATTTCTCGCTCACCGTGGGAGAGCTGGCGCCCAAGCAGATCGCGCTGCGCGGGCGGGAGACGATCGCGTGCCTTGCCGCGCCGCCCATGACGATACTGGCCAAGGTTGCCGCGCCCGTGGTCTGGCTGCTCGACAAATCAACCGATGCGCTGCTGCGTCTTGTCGGCGTGCGGCAACAGCGCGATGCGGGCGTTACCGCCGATGAATTGCACCTGATCATCAGCGAGGCGACGCGTTCGGGCGCGATCGAAAAGACCGAGCAATCGATCATGGCCGAAGTGCTGCGTCTTGCCGAACGGCCCGTGCGCGAACTGATGACCCCAAGGACAGAGATCGACTGGCTGGAACGTCGCGCCACGGTCGAGGAAATGCGCAAGGTTATTGCCAGATCGCCGCATTCCCTGTTGCCGGTGGCGCAGGGATCGGTCGATGACGTGATCGGCGTGGTCAAGGTGCGCGAATTGCTGGCCGCGCTGGTCAAGGGACACAAGCCGCAGATGACGCGGCTGATCAAGAAGGCCGAGATCCTGCCCGACCAGATCGACGCGCTCGATGCCTTGCGGATCATGCAGCGCGGCGATGTGGCGATGGCCTTCGTGCACGACGAATACGGCCATTTCGAAGGGATCGTGACACCCGCCGATCTGCTGGCGGCACTGGTCGGCAGCTTCGTTTCGCACGCGGACGAGGGGGACGATCCCCTGCTGGTGGAGCGAGAGAACGGCTCTTTGCTGATCGCGGGTGCGCTGCCTGCCGACCGCATGGCCGACAGGCTGGGGATCGACCTGCCCGACCAGCGCGAATTCGCGACGGCGGCGGGCTATGCCTTGTGGGTGCTGAAAAAGCTGCCCGTAGAGGGCGAGAGCTTTATCGAACAGGGCTGGCGGTTCGAAATCGTCGACATGGATGGCCGCCGCATCGACAAGTTGCTGGTCGAAAGCGTCGGCGGTGCGGCCAGACCGGACGACACAGCCGGATAG
- the ileS gene encoding isoleucine--tRNA ligase, whose product MTEKRDFKDTVFLPKTDFPMKAGLPAKEPAILARWQEQDIYAQLREARKGRETFVLHDGPPYANGDMHIGHALNHVLKDMVVRTQSLLGKDAPYVPGWDCHGLPIEWKVEEQYRKKKKNKDEVPQKEFRAECRAYAAHWVDVQREQLKRLGINGDWDKPYLTMDPDAEATIVGELLKFAKSGQLYRGAKPVMWSPVEKTALADAEVEYEDITSTQIDVAFEIVESPVEALVGAHAVIWTTTPWTIPVNQALAYGPDVEYVAYKVDGRVLLIGSAPELAKGVFARIFDSTPDKSTDIVWRGLGSALAGTKVRHPMHHLGGFYAELRPMLAGDFVTTDSGTGLVHMAPDHGEDDFELCKANGINPKFVVEGDGRYREDWLWLGRGDERNMSVINPKFNAPDGPVCSDLREAGALLSASTDYQHSYPHSWRSKAKVIFRCTPQWFVPMDKPGMVEIADNRAEQRWENEGGHAEPDGTLRQAALHALANTRFVPEKGRNRIGSMVAGRPDWVLSRQRAWGVPITLFVHRKTGEYLVDDAVNARIVANIRAHGVDGWDEEFAADLLGPDYNLDDYERVTDILDVWFDSGSTHSFVLESGKWPELKWPADLYLEGSDQHRGWFQSSLLESCGTRGRAPYDAVLTHGFTMDSKGMKMSKSLGNTISPLDVMRDYGADIIRLWALSVDYTEDHRIGPEILKGVADQYRKLRNTFRYLLGALDGYDGTDVPEMAQFPELERYVLTLLSDLDAKLVQCVNDFDFNAYTRALTDFCNEDLSAFFFDIRKDCLYCDDPADVKRRAYRATLDILFHALVRYAAPVLVFTAEEVWGTRFPDQGSVHLLEWPKIALADDLRADKAVWDRLRDLRENVNEAIEPFRREKTIRSSLAAEVTVPEGAVPAGFSDADLAELFITATVTRGQGDTVTITPTDMSKCGRCWRHLPEVAEDGDACDRCDSVVSAAEAA is encoded by the coding sequence ATGACTGAGAAGCGCGACTTTAAAGATACCGTCTTCCTGCCGAAGACCGATTTCCCCATGAAAGCCGGACTCCCCGCCAAGGAGCCTGCAATTCTGGCGCGCTGGCAGGAACAGGATATTTACGCTCAATTGCGTGAGGCGCGTAAGGGGCGAGAGACTTTCGTGCTGCACGATGGTCCTCCCTATGCCAATGGCGACATGCATATCGGCCATGCGCTGAACCATGTGCTGAAGGACATGGTGGTGCGCACCCAGAGCCTTCTGGGCAAGGATGCGCCCTATGTGCCCGGCTGGGACTGTCACGGCCTTCCGATCGAATGGAAGGTGGAAGAGCAGTATCGCAAGAAAAAGAAAAACAAGGACGAGGTTCCGCAAAAGGAATTCCGCGCCGAATGCCGCGCCTATGCCGCGCATTGGGTCGATGTTCAGCGTGAACAGCTGAAGCGGCTGGGCATCAATGGCGACTGGGACAAGCCCTACCTCACCATGGACCCAGATGCCGAGGCGACCATCGTGGGCGAACTGCTGAAATTCGCCAAGAGCGGCCAGCTTTATCGCGGCGCGAAGCCGGTGATGTGGTCGCCGGTCGAAAAGACCGCGCTGGCCGATGCCGAGGTGGAGTACGAGGACATCACCTCGACCCAAATCGACGTGGCGTTCGAGATTGTTGAGTCGCCGGTGGAAGCACTGGTCGGCGCGCATGCGGTGATCTGGACGACGACGCCGTGGACGATCCCGGTGAACCAGGCTTTGGCTTATGGGCCGGACGTTGAGTATGTCGCCTACAAGGTGGACGGTCGCGTGCTCCTGATCGGCAGCGCCCCCGAACTGGCCAAAGGGGTGTTCGCGCGGATCTTTGACAGCACGCCCGACAAATCGACCGATATCGTCTGGCGCGGCCTCGGCTCCGCCCTCGCCGGCACAAAGGTCCGCCACCCGATGCACCATCTCGGCGGCTTTTACGCCGAGCTACGCCCCATGCTGGCGGGCGACTTTGTCACCACCGATTCCGGCACCGGCCTCGTCCACATGGCGCCCGATCATGGCGAGGACGATTTCGAGCTGTGCAAGGCGAACGGCATCAATCCGAAATTCGTGGTGGAAGGCGATGGCCGCTACCGCGAGGATTGGCTGTGGCTGGGTCGGGGCGATGAACGCAACATGTCGGTCATCAATCCGAAGTTCAACGCGCCCGACGGACCGGTCTGCTCCGACCTGCGCGAGGCTGGCGCTCTCCTCAGCGCGTCCACGGACTATCAACACTCTTATCCACATAGCTGGCGGTCCAAGGCCAAGGTCATCTTCCGCTGCACGCCGCAATGGTTCGTGCCGATGGACAAGCCCGGCATGGTGGAAATCGCCGATAACCGCGCCGAACAGCGCTGGGAAAACGAAGGCGGCCACGCCGAGCCCGATGGCACCTTGCGTCAGGCCGCGCTCCACGCGCTGGCCAATACGCGCTTCGTGCCCGAAAAGGGCCGCAACCGCATCGGTTCAATGGTCGCCGGCCGCCCCGACTGGGTGCTCTCGCGCCAGCGCGCGTGGGGTGTGCCGATCACATTGTTCGTGCACCGCAAGACGGGCGAATATCTGGTCGACGATGCGGTGAACGCGCGCATCGTCGCCAATATCCGCGCCCACGGCGTCGACGGCTGGGACGAGGAATTCGCCGCCGACCTGCTCGGCCCCGATTACAACCTCGACGATTACGAGCGGGTGACCGACATTCTCGACGTCTGGTTCGATTCGGGCAGCACCCATTCCTTCGTGCTGGAATCGGGCAAATGGCCAGAACTGAAATGGCCCGCCGATCTCTATCTGGAAGGCAGCGACCAGCATCGCGGCTGGTTCCAGTCTTCGCTCTTGGAAAGCTGCGGCACGCGCGGCCGTGCGCCCTATGACGCGGTGCTGACCCATGGCTTCACCATGGATTCCAAGGGCATGAAAATGTCCAAATCGCTGGGCAATACGATCAGCCCGCTGGACGTGATGCGCGATTATGGCGCGGACATCATCCGTCTGTGGGCCCTGTCGGTCGATTATACCGAGGATCACCGCATCGGCCCCGAAATCCTGAAGGGCGTGGCCGACCAGTATCGTAAGCTGCGCAACACCTTCCGCTATCTGCTGGGCGCGCTGGACGGTTATGACGGAACCGACGTGCCCGAAATGGCCCAATTCCCCGAGCTTGAACGCTATGTGCTGACGCTGCTATCCGATCTGGATGCAAAGCTGGTGCAATGCGTCAATGATTTCGACTTCAACGCCTATACCCGCGCGCTGACCGATTTCTGTAACGAGGATCTGTCGGCCTTTTTCTTCGATATCCGCAAGGATTGCCTGTATTGCGACGATCCGGCGGATGTGAAGCGCCGCGCCTATCGCGCGACGCTGGATATATTGTTCCACGCCCTTGTCCGCTATGCCGCGCCGGTGCTGGTGTTCACGGCAGAGGAAGTCTGGGGCACGCGCTTCCCCGATCAGGGTAGCGTGCATTTGCTGGAATGGCCGAAAATCGCGCTGGCCGATGATCTGCGCGCCGACAAGGCGGTGTGGGACAGGCTGCGTGACCTGCGCGAAAATGTGAACGAGGCGATCGAGCCGTTCCGCCGAGAAAAGACCATCCGCTCCAGCCTTGCCGCCGAGGTGACCGTACCCGAAGGCGCCGTTCCCGCAGGGTTCAGCGATGCCGATCTGGCAGAGCTGTTCATCACAGCGACAGTGACGCGCGGGCAGGGCGATACGGTGACGATCACGCCCACCGATATGTCCAAGTGCGGCCGCTGCTGGCGCCATCTGCCCGAAGTGGCAGAGGATGGCGACGCGTGCGACCGCTGCGACAGCGTGGTTTCGGCGGCAGAGGCAGCATGA
- the gpmA gene encoding 2,3-diphosphoglycerate-dependent phosphoglycerate mutase, whose product MTEAKLILVRHGQSQWNLENRFTGWWDVDLTDKGVAEAVAAGRLMLEKGVLPTVAFTSLQTRAIRTLHLALYNAGRLWVPVAKSWLLNERHYGGLTGLNKAETAAKHGDEQVHIWRRSFDVPPPPIEKGSQYDPGNDPRYAGIDVPLTESLKDTIARVLPYYQAEIQPMLANGETVIVSAHGNSLRALVKHLSGISDEDITDLEIPTGQPIVYPFVNGQPSGERAYLSEG is encoded by the coding sequence ATGACCGAAGCAAAGCTGATCCTCGTTCGCCACGGCCAGTCGCAGTGGAACCTGGAAAACCGCTTTACCGGATGGTGGGATGTCGACCTGACCGACAAGGGCGTGGCCGAGGCCGTGGCCGCGGGCAGGCTGATGCTGGAAAAGGGCGTTCTGCCGACGGTCGCCTTCACCTCGCTGCAGACCCGCGCGATCCGCACGCTGCATCTGGCGCTGTATAATGCGGGCCGCCTGTGGGTTCCGGTGGCGAAAAGCTGGCTGCTGAACGAACGCCATTATGGCGGGCTGACCGGACTGAACAAGGCCGAGACCGCAGCCAAGCACGGCGACGAGCAAGTGCATATCTGGCGTCGCAGTTTCGACGTGCCGCCCCCGCCCATCGAAAAGGGCAGCCAGTACGATCCCGGCAACGATCCGCGCTATGCCGGTATCGACGTGCCGCTGACCGAAAGCCTGAAGGACACGATCGCCCGCGTGCTGCCGTATTATCAGGCAGAGATCCAGCCGATGCTGGCCAATGGCGAAACGGTGATCGTATCGGCCCACGGCAATTCGCTGCGCGCTTTGGTCAAGCATCTGTCGGGCATTTCGGACGAGGATATCACCGATCTGGAAATCCCGACCGGCCAGCCCATCGTCTATCCCTTCGTGAACGGCCAGCCTTCGGGCGAGCGGGCCTATCTGTCGGAAGGCTGA
- a CDS encoding DUF3035 domain-containing protein has translation MRIKPALLALPALAMLAGCGGGLNLFNRDRPDEMAVSRQAPLAVPPDFALTPPEPGAPRPQTPGASQQAMDTLFGGPAPRSGVETSAVSKAGTADPAIRSAVGDPDTNTVEKGQVTRDIVAAPQGDGRDAQAVIPG, from the coding sequence ATGCGTATCAAGCCCGCCCTTCTTGCCCTTCCCGCGCTGGCCATGCTGGCCGGATGCGGCGGCGGCCTGAACCTGTTCAACCGCGACCGTCCCGATGAAATGGCGGTCTCGCGTCAGGCTCCGCTGGCGGTTCCGCCCGATTTCGCGCTGACCCCGCCCGAACCCGGCGCGCCGCGCCCGCAGACCCCCGGTGCCAGCCAGCAGGCGATGGACACGCTGTTCGGCGGCCCCGCGCCCCGCAGCGGCGTCGAAACCAGCGCCGTCAGCAAGGCGGGCACCGCCGATCCGGCGATCCGTTCGGCCGTGGGCGATCCCGACACGAATACGGTCGAAAAGGGTCAGGTCACGCGTGACATTGTGGCCGCGCCGCAGGGCGATGGCCGTGATGCACAGGCAGTCATTCCCGGATAA
- a CDS encoding bifunctional riboflavin kinase/FAD synthetase: MIRLSALDPMPTELRGAIIALGNFDGVHQGHQQVIAQARALAAERGAPLVVATFDPHPVRYFAPHVPPFRLTSLDQREELFAALGASAMLVFRFDKALAETSAEKFVDRILAERLAAGGVVTGHDFTFGHGRRGDAAMLRTRCEALGIATRIVAPVEDAGEVVSSTRVRKALEAGDPQEAARLLTRPFAIRGEVIHGAKLGRSIGFPTANLLMDRYLRPKFGIYAVMGRVLTGPLANGPLLKGAANLGVRPSFDPPTELLEPFFFDFSGDLYGQTVEVALHHFIRPEEKYDSLDELTAQIARDCDEARRLLADIA; the protein is encoded by the coding sequence ATGATTCGCCTCTCCGCCCTTGATCCCATGCCGACCGAATTGCGCGGTGCGATTATCGCGCTGGGCAATTTCGATGGCGTGCATCAGGGGCACCAGCAAGTGATCGCGCAGGCCCGCGCCCTTGCCGCAGAGCGCGGCGCACCGCTGGTGGTGGCGACTTTCGATCCGCATCCGGTGCGCTATTTCGCGCCGCACGTGCCGCCCTTCCGCCTCACCTCGCTCGACCAGAGAGAGGAATTATTCGCCGCTCTGGGCGCCAGCGCGATGCTGGTGTTCCGGTTCGACAAGGCGCTGGCCGAAACCTCGGCAGAGAAATTCGTCGACCGGATTCTGGCCGAACGTCTGGCGGCAGGCGGTGTCGTGACCGGCCATGATTTCACCTTTGGCCACGGACGGCGCGGCGATGCCGCCATGCTGCGCACCCGTTGCGAAGCGCTGGGCATTGCGACGCGCATCGTCGCGCCGGTCGAGGATGCGGGCGAGGTCGTGTCCTCCACCCGCGTGCGCAAGGCGCTGGAAGCCGGCGACCCGCAAGAGGCGGCGCGCCTGCTGACCCGCCCTTTCGCCATTCGGGGCGAGGTGATCCACGGCGCGAAACTGGGGCGCAGCATCGGATTTCCCACCGCGAACCTGCTGATGGACCGCTATCTGCGCCCGAAATTCGGCATTTACGCTGTGATGGGCCGTGTGCTGACGGGACCGCTGGCAAATGGCCCGCTGTTGAAGGGCGCGGCCAATCTGGGCGTGCGGCCCAGCTTCGATCCGCCGACCGAATTGCTGGAACCGTTCTTCTTCGATTTCAGCGGCGATCTTTACGGCCAGACCGTCGAAGTGGCGCTGCACCACTTTATCCGGCCCGAAGAGAAATATGATTCGCTCGACGAGCTGACGGCCCAGATCGCGCGCGATTGCGACGAAGCACGGCGTTTACTGGCCGATATCGCCTGA